From one Spiroplasma endosymbiont of Lasioglossum villosulum genomic stretch:
- the trxA gene encoding thioredoxin, with protein MHNESKIQHINSIKEVEQLLQSKKITVIDFSAEWCGPCKMLGPRFENVANDEKHKNINFIKVDVDKAKELAKEYEIQSIPTLIYFNKEGKEVKKTFGLVSEKDMTNIIEEMGK; from the coding sequence ATGCATAATGAAAGCAAAATACAACATATTAATTCTATAAAAGAAGTTGAACAACTTTTACAATCAAAAAAAATAACAGTAATTGATTTTTCAGCAGAATGATGTGGTCCTTGTAAAATGTTAGGGCCGAGATTTGAAAATGTTGCTAATGACGAAAAACACAAAAATATTAATTTTATTAAAGTTGATGTTGACAAAGCTAAAGAACTAGCAAAAGAGTATGAAATTCAATCAATTCCAACATTAATTTATTTTAATAAAGAAGGAAAAGAAGTTAAAAAAACTTTTGGTTTAGTTTCTGAAAAAGATATGACTAATATTATCGAAGAAATGGGAAAATAA
- a CDS encoding HAD family hydrolase has product MAIKLIVLDLDGTLLKSRWKIHPKNLIAIQKAYQKNIKVIIATGRAPSSTIDIAKACLMHEKTGHIICYNGGNILDITNDNRLDILYEKSLTKEQIQTIVKFANKNNLAMWGYSTDNKTGLINRRSLKVKIMENFNNLPTKQIDENTDEGMYKILLFCKKKKQVNPILEQLNTIKDLELATSSHSVIEINPIGVNKAAAVQFLCKKWNITPDQVLACGDGMNDYKLIKWAKYGIAMQNAHPNLKEIAYDVTSKNTCGGVAKAIDKYVFPKSEFE; this is encoded by the coding sequence ATGGCTATTAAATTAATTGTTCTTGATCTAGATGGAACTTTACTAAAAAGTAGATGAAAAATTCATCCTAAAAATCTAATTGCAATTCAAAAAGCATATCAAAAAAATATTAAAGTTATTATTGCAACAGGAAGAGCACCAAGTTCAACCATTGATATTGCAAAAGCATGTTTAATGCACGAAAAAACCGGTCATATTATTTGTTATAATGGTGGTAACATCCTTGATATTACTAATGATAATAGATTAGATATATTGTATGAAAAATCATTAACAAAAGAGCAAATACAAACAATAGTTAAATTTGCTAATAAAAATAATTTAGCAATGTGAGGATATAGTACCGATAATAAAACAGGCTTAATTAATCGCAGATCACTAAAAGTTAAAATTATGGAAAATTTTAATAACCTACCAACTAAACAAATTGATGAGAATACCGATGAGGGTATGTATAAAATTTTATTATTTTGTAAAAAGAAAAAACAAGTTAATCCAATTTTAGAACAATTAAATACTATAAAAGATTTAGAACTTGCTACTTCTTCTCATAGTGTTATCGAAATTAATCCAATTGGTGTTAATAAAGCTGCTGCTGTACAATTTTTATGCAAAAAATGAAATATTACTCCTGACCAAGTACTAGCTTGTGGTGATGGTATGAATGATTATAAATTAATAAAGTGGGCTAAATATGGTATTGCAATGCAAAATGCTCATCCTAATTTAAAAGAAATAGCATATGATGTTACTAGTAAAAATACTTGTGGTGGTGTTGCAAAAGCTATCGATAAATATGTATTTCCTAAATCAGAGTTTGAATAA
- a CDS encoding rolling circle replication-associated protein, with amino-acid sequence MQQDFYIKKVFYACYVKNIVLPISFLSNIGNKKGKCYVGNKQKLKNSTVRAKNNLIQKALHNFYDSKIMSFVTLTYKDNMQDIKKAKKDIGLFFIKLKKWWNDPKRLKYLGELKYFYVYEYQSRGAVHFYIVFNRKVHKSMLLEWWTHGFSDLKVVKKGTNEFVIKYLGKYVTKAFDDVKSLNQVDVGIKAYAFSRNCKNPIVIRGIKKITIQDIIKASFNATNVFYFKTPKDSDGNTILTGGIIESTVVNDYFKDYEDYERYLYLSALSHKYYLRTSEIGYLIHKDKDVLTWLDKVFGDKVEKIIFGNKKLN; translated from the coding sequence ATGCAACAAGATTTTTATATTAAAAAGGTTTTTTATGCTTGTTATGTGAAAAATATAGTGTTACCTATTTCATTTTTGAGTAATATTGGAAATAAAAAAGGTAAATGTTATGTTGGTAATAAACAAAAATTGAAAAATAGTACTGTTCGTGCAAAAAATAATTTAATTCAAAAAGCATTACATAATTTTTATGATAGTAAAATAATGAGTTTTGTTACTTTAACCTATAAAGATAATATGCAAGATATTAAAAAGGCTAAAAAAGATATTGGCTTATTTTTTATTAAATTAAAAAAATGATGAAATGACCCTAAACGTTTAAAATATTTAGGTGAATTAAAGTATTTTTATGTTTATGAATATCAATCTCGTGGAGCAGTTCATTTTTATATAGTTTTTAATAGAAAAGTACATAAAAGTATGTTATTAGAATGATGAACTCATGGTTTTAGTGATTTAAAAGTAGTTAAAAAAGGAACTAATGAATTTGTTATTAAATATTTAGGAAAATATGTTACAAAAGCATTTGATGATGTTAAGTCTTTAAATCAAGTGGATGTAGGCATTAAAGCATATGCTTTTAGTCGTAATTGTAAAAATCCTATTGTAATTCGTGGTATTAAGAAAATAACAATTCAAGATATAATTAAAGCAAGTTTTAATGCTACAAATGTGTTTTATTTTAAAACTCCAAAAGATAGTGATGGTAATACTATTTTAACTGGTGGTATTATTGAAAGTACTGTTGTAAATGATTATTTTAAGGATTATGAAGATTATGAACGTTATTTATATTTAAGTGCTTTATCACATAAATACTATTTACGAACTAGTGAAATTGGCTATTTAATTCATAAAGATAAAGATGTTTTAACTTGGTTAGATAAAGTATTTGGTGATAAGGTTGAAAAAATAATTTTTGGTAATAAAAAGTTAAATTAA
- a CDS encoding MFS transporter, translated as MSVFNRLACVFKPPAKKEIFSEDLKQVNKKFIILRNQVFGFSILSYILYYFTRQAYTVAGSALESNGSITKMEYALMGTIFAVVYGGAKFIIGNVADRSSGRVIMIVGLFVSSILNIIMGGVVAFAGTKISVGPFVMMLSLIAMLAVFQGMGWPATARLFSHWFTDKERSGRIGIWNSGQNIGAALLPVVVISLVTVLDPGGTIYGLYFWIPSIFALAMIPLCLWGLRDRPEAEGLPTVEKWKGVLEHKEEKAELNWKEIFVKYILKNKFLWILAFANIWVYVVRQGLAGWTLILMKDVHGLDLKHSKWFAACFELSGLFGGISAAYFAKWFFNNRKAPLMIFGLLIALCGLVLLQVAPRGNMPMLITALMIAGFGVYMPQAMIGATAIELTNKKAAATASGFTGLSGYFLGDALFSKVVIAGIGNENWDYVFYYFYGCIVAAIISLALLWTKNQDNKIL; from the coding sequence ATGTCTGTTTTTAATAGACTTGCATGTGTTTTTAAGCCACCTGCAAAAAAAGAAATTTTTAGTGAAGACTTAAAGCAAGTTAATAAAAAATTTATTATTTTACGTAATCAAGTTTTTGGTTTTAGCATTTTATCATATATTCTTTACTACTTTACTCGTCAAGCGTATACAGTAGCGGGTTCTGCTTTAGAAAGCAATGGTAGCATAACTAAAATGGAGTATGCTTTAATGGGAACAATTTTTGCGGTTGTTTATGGTGGTGCTAAATTTATTATTGGAAATGTCGCTGACCGTAGTTCAGGAAGAGTAATCATGATTGTTGGATTATTTGTTTCTTCTATTTTAAATATTATTATGGGTGGTGTAGTTGCTTTTGCTGGAACTAAAATTAGTGTTGGCCCATTTGTAATGATGTTGAGTTTGATTGCGATGTTGGCTGTTTTCCAAGGTATGGGTTGACCAGCTACAGCTAGACTATTTTCTCATTGATTTACTGATAAAGAACGTTCAGGACGTATTGGAATTTGAAACTCAGGACAAAATATTGGTGCTGCTTTATTACCAGTTGTTGTTATTTCTTTAGTAACAGTACTTGATCCGGGTGGAACAATTTATGGTTTATATTTTTGAATTCCTAGTATTTTTGCTTTAGCTATGATTCCATTATGTTTATGAGGATTACGTGATCGCCCCGAAGCAGAAGGGTTACCTACTGTTGAAAAATGAAAAGGTGTTCTAGAACATAAAGAAGAAAAAGCAGAACTTAATTGAAAAGAAATTTTTGTAAAGTATATTTTAAAAAATAAATTTTTATGAATATTAGCATTTGCTAATATTTGAGTATATGTTGTACGACAAGGACTGGCAGGATGAACATTAATTTTAATGAAAGATGTTCATGGTTTAGATTTAAAACATAGTAAATGATTTGCTGCCTGTTTTGAATTATCTGGTTTATTTGGTGGTATTTCTGCAGCATATTTTGCTAAGTGATTTTTTAATAATCGTAAAGCACCATTAATGATATTTGGATTATTAATTGCACTTTGTGGACTGGTTTTATTGCAAGTTGCTCCTCGTGGTAATATGCCTATGCTTATTACTGCTTTAATGATTGCTGGTTTTGGTGTTTATATGCCACAAGCAATGATTGGTGCTACTGCTATTGAACTAACAAATAAGAAAGCAGCTGCTACTGCTTCAGGATTTACAGGATTATCTGGTTATTTTCTTGGTGATGCTCTTTTTTCAAAAGTAGTAATTGCTGGTATTGGTAATGAAAACTGAGATTATGTATTTTATTACTTTTATGGTTGTATTGTTGCTGCTATTATTTCATTAGCTTTACTATGAACAAAAAATCAAGATAATAAAATATTATAA